From one Streptomyces sp. R41 genomic stretch:
- a CDS encoding DUF881 domain-containing protein — MCGMPQQPPVRSSAPRPSRPDASMSLLTNVMDHSLDDGYAEAAARKKAEGGGGMPKTVRAKLGLAAGLVLAALVVTVGAANARIAAPVVAKERQELIDRIERETTAADKLESNVDTLRADVSARQREALKKNGGEQADLVSILSGATDVHGPGVKLVVNDAKEASTGGDGNPRETSGFSDTGRVRDRDMQRVVNGLWESGAEAIAINGQRLTALSAIRAAGDAILVDNKPLVPPYTVLAVGDGKRLSTRFQNSADGLYLHALQENFGIRTSISVEDDIRLSAAPSVIVRTAQPSTEKGTS; from the coding sequence ATGTGCGGCATGCCGCAGCAGCCCCCCGTTCGGAGCAGCGCTCCGCGCCCCTCGCGCCCGGACGCCTCCATGTCGCTGCTCACCAACGTCATGGACCACAGCCTCGATGACGGATACGCCGAGGCGGCCGCCCGTAAGAAGGCCGAGGGCGGCGGTGGCATGCCGAAGACGGTGCGGGCGAAGCTCGGTCTCGCCGCCGGTCTGGTGCTCGCGGCCCTCGTGGTGACCGTGGGGGCGGCGAACGCGCGGATCGCGGCCCCGGTCGTCGCCAAGGAGCGCCAGGAGCTCATCGACCGCATCGAGCGAGAGACCACTGCCGCCGACAAGCTCGAGAGCAATGTCGACACCCTGCGTGCCGATGTGAGCGCGAGGCAGCGCGAGGCGCTCAAGAAGAACGGCGGCGAGCAGGCCGACCTGGTGAGCATCCTGTCGGGCGCCACCGATGTGCACGGGCCCGGCGTGAAGCTCGTCGTGAACGACGCCAAGGAAGCCAGCACGGGCGGCGACGGCAATCCGCGGGAGACCTCCGGGTTCTCCGACACCGGACGCGTGCGCGACCGTGACATGCAGCGTGTCGTCAACGGGCTCTGGGAGTCGGGCGCCGAGGCCATCGCGATCAACGGACAGCGGCTGACGGCCCTGTCGGCGATCAGGGCCGCGGGTGACGCGATACTGGTCGACAACAAGCCGCTGGTGCCGCCGTACACGGTGCTCGCGGTGGGGGACGGCAAGCGGCTCAGCACCAGGTTCCAGAACAGCGCCGACGGGCTGTATCTGCACGCCCTGCAGGAGAACTTCGGCATCCGGACCAGCATTTCCGTCGAGGACGACATCCGGTTGTCCGCCGCACCGAGTGTGATCGTACGTACAGCACAGCCGAGCACAGAGAAGGGCACATCGTGA
- a CDS encoding small basic family protein has protein sequence MIAVLGLVVGVVAGLLVRPEVPAVVEPYLPIAVVAALDAVFGGLRAMLDGIFDDKVFVVSFLSNVVVAALIVFLGDKLGVGAQLSTGVVVVLGIRIFSNAAAIRRHVFRA, from the coding sequence GTGATCGCCGTACTGGGCCTCGTCGTGGGAGTCGTGGCTGGATTGTTGGTCCGGCCCGAGGTTCCGGCGGTTGTCGAGCCTTACCTTCCGATCGCAGTCGTGGCGGCGCTGGACGCCGTGTTCGGAGGCCTGCGCGCGATGCTCGACGGCATCTTCGACGACAAGGTCTTCGTGGTGTCGTTCCTGTCGAACGTGGTCGTGGCCGCGCTGATCGTCTTCCTGGGCGACAAGTTGGGCGTGGGCGCCCAGCTCTCCACGGGTGTCGTGGTCGTCCTCGGCATCCGTATCTTCTCCAACGCCGCGGCGATCCGCCGGCACGTCTTCCGGGCGTGA
- a CDS encoding DUF881 domain-containing protein, producing the protein MSNEEETPQPSQTPQPAETPENRLRKELPDEVPAAAREGSEPGKRDEDAEPSLTGRQRMVKGLWPPRVTRAQLIVAVLLFGLGFGLAVQVASNSDSGSALRGARQEDLVRILDELDNRTQRLEDEKQGLEDQRTELENSSDQAEEARKQTVEKEKQLGILAGTVAAQGPGITLTIDDTKGTVKADMLLDAIQELRAAGAEAIQVNGVRVVASTYLTDSGSGVKVDGNKITQPYRFKVIGKPQDLEPALNIPGGVVQTMEKEQATVTVDRSTKIVVDALRPAKRPDYARSSSQ; encoded by the coding sequence ATGAGCAACGAGGAGGAGACCCCACAGCCCTCGCAGACCCCCCAGCCTGCTGAGACCCCGGAGAACCGGCTGCGCAAGGAACTGCCCGACGAGGTGCCCGCGGCGGCTCGCGAGGGTTCCGAGCCGGGCAAGCGCGATGAGGATGCCGAACCGTCGCTGACCGGCCGGCAGCGAATGGTCAAGGGTCTGTGGCCGCCGCGCGTGACCCGCGCGCAACTCATCGTCGCCGTGCTGCTGTTCGGCCTCGGCTTCGGTCTGGCCGTCCAGGTCGCCTCCAACAGCGACAGCGGCAGCGCCCTGCGCGGCGCACGTCAGGAAGATCTCGTCCGCATCCTCGATGAACTCGACAACCGAACTCAGCGTCTTGAGGACGAGAAGCAGGGTCTCGAAGATCAGCGCACCGAGCTGGAGAACAGCTCGGACCAGGCCGAGGAGGCTCGCAAGCAGACGGTCGAGAAGGAGAAGCAACTCGGCATTCTGGCGGGAACCGTGGCTGCGCAGGGACCCGGCATCACCCTGACGATCGACGACACGAAGGGGACGGTCAAGGCGGACATGCTGCTTGACGCGATCCAGGAGCTGCGCGCGGCCGGCGCGGAGGCGATCCAGGTGAACGGCGTACGCGTCGTCGCCAGCACCTATCTGACGGACTCCGGCAGCGGAGTGAAGGTCGACGGGAACAAGATCACCCAGCCCTACCGTTTCAAGGTCATCGGCAAGCCGCAGGACCTGGAACCGGCGCTCAACATCCCCGGAGGCGTGGTGCAGACAATGGAGAAGGAGCAGGCCACCGTCACGGTGGACCGCTCGACGAAGATCGTTGTAGACGCCTTGCGACCCGCGAAGCGGCCTGACTACGCTCGGTCGTCCTCCCAGTGA
- a CDS encoding sugar phosphate nucleotidyltransferase: MKAVVMAGGEGTRLRPMTSSMPKPLLPVVNRPIMEHVLRLLKRHGLNETVVTVQFLASLVKNYFGDGEELGMELTYANEEKPLGTAGSVKNAEEALKDDTFLVISGDALTDFDLTDLINFHKEKGGLVTVCLTRVPNPLEFGITIVDEEGKVERFLEKPTWGQVFSDTVNTGIYVMEPEVFDYVEADVSVDWSGDVFPQLMKEGKPIYGYIAEGYWEDVGTHESYVKAQADVLEGKVDVEIDGFEISPGVWVAEGAEVHPDAILRGPLYIGDYAKVEANAEIREHTVVGSNVVVKTGAFLHRAVVHDNVYIGQHSNLRGCVIGKNTDIMRAARIEDGAVIGDECLVGEESIIQGNVRVYPFKTIEAGAFVNTSVIWESRGQAHLFGARGVSGILNVEITPELAVRLAGAYATTLKKGSTVTTARDHSRGARALKRAVISALQASAIDVRDLENVPLPVARQQTARGSAGGIMIRTTPGVPDSVDIMFFDGAGADLSQGGQRKLDRVFARQEYRRAFPGEIGDLHFPSSVFDSYTGSLLRNVDTSGIAESGLKVVVDASNGSAGLVLPSLLGKLGVDSLTINPGLDESRPTETADTRRAGLVRLGEIVASARAAFGVRFDPVGERLSLVDEKGRIVEDDRALLVMLDLVAAERRSGRVALPVTTTRIAEQVAAYHGTQVEWTTTSPDDLTRVGREESTIFGGDGRGGFIIPEFSGVFDGAAAFVRLIGLVARTQLTLSQIDARIPRAHVLKRDLATPWAVKGLVMRRVVEEAGDRFVDTTDGVRVVETDGRWVMVLPDPAEAVTHLWAEGPDDASAEALLDEWAAVVDSAGR, translated from the coding sequence ATGAAGGCCGTCGTGATGGCCGGAGGCGAAGGCACACGCCTTCGTCCCATGACCTCAAGCATGCCCAAGCCGCTCCTGCCGGTGGTGAACCGCCCGATCATGGAGCACGTGCTCAGGCTGCTCAAAAGGCATGGGCTCAACGAGACCGTCGTTACTGTCCAGTTCTTGGCATCACTGGTCAAGAACTACTTCGGTGATGGCGAGGAGCTCGGTATGGAGCTCACCTATGCCAATGAGGAGAAGCCACTCGGTACCGCCGGGAGTGTCAAGAACGCCGAGGAGGCGTTGAAGGACGACACCTTCCTCGTCATCTCCGGTGATGCTCTGACCGACTTCGATCTCACCGACCTCATCAATTTCCACAAGGAAAAGGGTGGGCTCGTCACCGTCTGTTTGACGCGCGTACCGAACCCCCTCGAATTCGGCATCACCATCGTGGACGAAGAGGGCAAGGTCGAGCGCTTCCTGGAGAAGCCGACCTGGGGGCAGGTCTTCTCGGACACCGTGAACACGGGCATCTATGTCATGGAGCCCGAGGTCTTCGACTATGTCGAGGCCGATGTCTCCGTCGACTGGTCCGGTGATGTCTTCCCCCAGCTGATGAAGGAAGGCAAGCCCATCTATGGCTATATCGCCGAGGGCTACTGGGAAGACGTCGGTACGCACGAGAGCTATGTGAAGGCGCAGGCCGACGTCCTGGAGGGCAAGGTCGACGTCGAGATCGACGGCTTCGAGATCTCCCCGGGCGTATGGGTCGCCGAGGGCGCCGAAGTGCACCCCGACGCCATACTGCGCGGACCGCTCTACATCGGGGACTACGCCAAGGTCGAGGCCAACGCCGAAATTCGCGAGCACACCGTCGTCGGTTCCAATGTCGTCGTCAAGACCGGAGCATTCCTGCACCGGGCCGTCGTGCACGACAACGTGTACATAGGCCAGCACAGCAATCTGCGCGGCTGCGTCATCGGCAAGAACACCGACATCATGCGAGCCGCGCGGATCGAGGACGGTGCCGTCATCGGCGACGAATGCCTCGTCGGCGAAGAATCGATCATTCAGGGCAACGTACGCGTATACCCGTTCAAGACCATCGAGGCCGGCGCCTTTGTCAACACCTCGGTGATCTGGGAGTCGCGGGGTCAGGCGCATCTCTTCGGCGCCCGTGGCGTGTCCGGCATCCTGAATGTGGAGATCACCCCGGAGCTCGCGGTGCGCCTCGCGGGAGCGTACGCGACCACCCTCAAGAAGGGCTCCACCGTCACCACGGCCCGCGACCACTCCCGAGGAGCTCGCGCGCTGAAGCGGGCGGTCATCTCGGCATTGCAGGCCAGCGCCATCGACGTACGCGACCTGGAGAACGTACCGCTGCCGGTGGCCCGGCAGCAGACCGCCAGGGGCAGTGCGGGCGGGATCATGATCAGGACGACGCCCGGTGTGCCGGACTCCGTCGACATCATGTTCTTCGACGGAGCGGGCGCGGACCTGTCGCAGGGTGGGCAGCGGAAGCTGGACCGTGTGTTCGCGCGGCAGGAGTACCGGCGTGCGTTCCCCGGTGAGATCGGGGATCTGCACTTCCCGTCCAGCGTCTTCGACTCGTACACAGGGTCGCTGCTGAGGAATGTCGACACCAGCGGTATCGCGGAATCCGGGCTCAAGGTGGTCGTGGATGCCTCGAACGGCAGCGCCGGCCTCGTCCTGCCCAGCTTGTTGGGCAAGCTCGGAGTCGACTCGCTGACCATCAACCCGGGGCTCGACGAGTCGAGGCCTACGGAGACGGCGGACACCCGGCGGGCCGGTCTGGTGCGGCTCGGAGAGATCGTCGCGTCCGCGCGGGCGGCGTTCGGGGTGCGCTTCGACCCGGTGGGTGAGCGGCTCTCGCTCGTCGACGAGAAGGGGCGGATCGTCGAGGACGACCGGGCCCTGCTCGTCATGCTCGACCTGGTGGCCGCGGAGCGGCGCAGTGGGCGGGTGGCGCTGCCGGTGACCACCACGCGGATCGCCGAGCAGGTGGCGGCGTACCACGGCACGCAGGTGGAGTGGACGACCACGTCTCCCGATGATCTGACGCGGGTCGGGCGCGAGGAGTCGACGATCTTCGGCGGCGACGGGCGCGGTGGCTTCATCATTCCCGAGTTCAGCGGCGTGTTCGACGGCGCGGCCGCCTTCGTACGACTCATCGGGCTGGTGGCGCGGACGCAGCTCACGCTCAGCCAGATCGACGCGCGGATTCCGCGGGCGCACGTCCTCAAGCGCGATCTCGCGACTCCCTGGGCCGTGAAGGGACTTGTGATGCGTCGGGTCGTGGAAGAGGCCGGAGACCGCTTCGTGGACACGACCGACGGCGTACGGGTCGTGGAGACGGACGGACGCTGGGTGATGGTGCTCCCGGACCCCGCCGAAGCCGTCACCCATCTGTGGGCCGAAGGGCCCGACGACGCCTCCGCGGAGGCCCTGCTCGACGAGTGGGCGGCCGTCGTGGACAGCGCCGGTCGCTGA